The following are encoded in a window of Candidatus Moraniibacteriota bacterium genomic DNA:
- a CDS encoding STAS-like domain-containing protein — translation MKIELKKFGEMLVSRPAGKEAYLVLAAYTLPEIKKNEKVEIDFSGVKVLTPSWADEVLTPLRKQFPSSIFVSTINPTVQMTLKTLEEYSFKK, via the coding sequence ATGAAAATAGAGCTTAAAAAATTTGGTGAAATGCTCGTTTCTCGTCCTGCGGGGAAAGAAGCTTATTTAGTTTTGGCTGCCTATACTCTTCCTGAAATTAAAAAGAATGAAAAAGTAGAAATTGATTTTTCTGGTGTGAAAGTTTTGACACCCTCTTGGGCTGATGAGGTTCTCACTCCTTTAAGGAAACAATTTCCTTCTTCAATATTTGTGTCTACGATTAATCCTACAGTACAAATGACACTCAAAACGTTGGAAGAATACTCTTTTAAGAAATAA
- a CDS encoding glycosyltransferase codes for MKIAFVTNKYYPNPRGSSGGLESLRFELMKQGHVVFVLASHRGKSLGREEGVFRYRVTEIFGKRLVWNSHQIIQDLDSLNVDIVHTQQYDGLGKIAREWAKKRGVPWIQTVSDTISVEKSRLVKELPNTTIVPTEIIGEMLRKATSLNQKIVVLPTGVVPEFFLDPNGSAVRKKWDIPSDAKVLLSVSRVTQEKNSQFLFQSLTSLIKRRENVYLLCVGGGNLVDFFRTEVVARGLGNRVFFAEEVPKYDMKHYYACADVFVYVSKEDFRAVVVEEAMYAGLPVVAVSSGGAQERIIDQVTGFLASDAKESSEFSDAVEHLLDNEEKAKSFGKAGHLYAEEHYKSSLCAKSLVEVYEKSCLYRG; via the coding sequence ATGAAAATTGCTTTCGTTACGAATAAATACTATCCAAATCCTCGTGGATCATCTGGAGGTTTAGAAAGTTTGCGATTTGAACTCATGAAACAAGGTCATGTAGTTTTCGTACTTGCTTCGCATCGGGGAAAGAGTCTTGGTCGGGAAGAGGGAGTTTTCCGATATCGAGTGACAGAAATTTTTGGAAAGAGGCTTGTGTGGAATTCGCATCAGATTATACAAGATCTTGATTCTTTGAATGTAGATATCGTGCATACGCAACAGTATGATGGTCTTGGAAAAATTGCGAGAGAATGGGCAAAGAAAAGGGGAGTTCCTTGGATTCAAACAGTTTCAGATACGATCTCTGTAGAAAAATCACGCCTTGTAAAAGAATTACCCAATACGACAATAGTTCCAACAGAAATTATCGGAGAAATGCTTCGAAAGGCAACATCATTAAATCAGAAAATAGTAGTGCTTCCTACGGGAGTAGTTCCTGAATTTTTTTTAGATCCCAATGGATCAGCTGTTCGAAAAAAATGGGATATACCAAGTGATGCCAAAGTACTTTTGTCAGTTTCTCGTGTGACGCAAGAGAAGAATTCACAGTTTCTTTTTCAATCACTCACATCTTTGATCAAAAGAAGAGAAAATGTATACCTTCTTTGTGTTGGTGGAGGAAATCTTGTAGATTTTTTTCGAACAGAAGTTGTGGCGAGAGGTTTAGGAAATCGAGTATTTTTTGCTGAAGAAGTACCAAAATATGATATGAAACATTATTATGCTTGCGCTGATGTTTTTGTGTATGTTTCCAAAGAAGACTTCCGCGCTGTTGTTGTGGAAGAAGCGATGTACGCAGGGCTTCCTGTGGTAGCTGTTTCTTCTGGTGGTGCACAAGAAAGGATTATTGATCAGGTAACAGGATTTCTCGCTTCTGATGCCAAAGAAAGTAGTGAATTTTCTGATGCTGTAGAACATCTTTTAGATAATGAAGAAAAAGCAAAATCTTTTGGAAAAGCCGGTCATTTATATGCCGAAGAACATTACAAAAGTTCTTTATGTGCAAAATCACTTGTGGAAGTGTACGAAAAAAGTTGTTTGTATCGGGGTTAA
- a CDS encoding O-antigen ligase family protein — MKGKIRNFFWYAFVFTLPFQTVWILRDVYIEGEKWEYASILFYASDFFLLGFLTFFFLQIPRQKYGIFLKDGVVVSLLGMVIFSLFSCFWALDFSIALFFTWKLFLSLGLFISVRYGDLSFSKTYKTFLVALSIHIFLGLIQWTTQHSPEITFLGLSEYESWKPGVSVLKDESGRWLRSYGGFSHPNIFGGIMAIISLASMCLVLGKEKKYNILWFFLPFSLWGLIFSFSRTTWIGFFFGWLFVMGGIIFWKEYKKFLFRWMFISFIVVCSLGIFFFPVRELFFNRFPVETLAQEKSFVERQELFLQSKELIQKNIWGVGAGNFTMWTKEHVFHKDSYIAQFQPVHNVFLLVFSELGIVGFLFFLMLIGFLFREGIKRRLLFSLGIFCTILPFLFLDHWIWTSHFGIFFSFALIGFFFRSREEKV, encoded by the coding sequence ATGAAAGGAAAAATAAGAAATTTTTTTTGGTACGCTTTTGTTTTTACTTTACCATTCCAGACGGTTTGGATACTCCGAGATGTATATATTGAGGGTGAAAAATGGGAATATGCCAGTATTCTTTTTTATGCCAGTGATTTTTTTCTTTTGGGATTTTTGACATTTTTCTTTTTGCAGATACCAAGACAAAAGTATGGTATTTTTTTGAAAGATGGCGTGGTAGTGAGTCTTTTGGGAATGGTGATTTTTTCTCTTTTCTCCTGCTTTTGGGCTCTTGATTTTTCGATAGCCTTGTTCTTTACGTGGAAACTCTTTCTTTCTCTCGGGCTTTTTATAAGTGTTCGATATGGAGATCTTTCTTTTTCAAAAACATATAAAACCTTTTTAGTAGCTTTGAGTATTCATATTTTCCTTGGACTTATTCAATGGACAACGCAACATTCTCCGGAAATAACTTTTTTGGGTTTATCGGAATATGAATCTTGGAAGCCAGGCGTTTCTGTGTTGAAAGATGAATCTGGCCGATGGCTTAGAAGTTATGGAGGATTTTCTCACCCCAATATATTCGGGGGAATTATGGCGATCATATCGTTAGCCTCTATGTGTCTTGTGTTAGGAAAAGAAAAAAAATACAATATATTGTGGTTTTTTCTTCCATTTTCTCTCTGGGGACTTATTTTTTCATTTTCTCGAACGACATGGATAGGTTTCTTTTTTGGATGGCTATTTGTTATGGGGGGTATTATTTTCTGGAAAGAATATAAGAAATTTCTTTTTCGATGGATGTTCATTTCTTTTATTGTAGTGTGTTCACTTGGTATTTTTTTCTTTCCCGTTCGAGAATTATTTTTTAATCGTTTTCCTGTAGAAACTTTAGCTCAAGAAAAATCTTTTGTAGAAAGACAAGAACTTTTTTTGCAATCCAAAGAACTTATTCAAAAAAATATTTGGGGTGTGGGAGCTGGAAATTTTACAATGTGGACGAAAGAGCATGTATTCCATAAAGATTCTTACATTGCTCAATTTCAGCCAGTGCATAATGTCTTTCTTCTTGTTTTTTCTGAATTGGGAATAGTAGGTTTTTTATTCTTTCTTATGCTGATAGGGTTTTTGTTTCGAGAAGGTATAAAAAGACGATTGCTTTTTTCTTTGGGAATTTTTTGCACGATACTTCCTTTTCTTTTTCTGGATCATTGGATATGGACATCTCATTTTGGTATTTTCTTCTCGTTTGCTCTCATAGGATTTTTCTTTAGAAGTAGAGAAGAAAAGGTTTAG
- the xth gene encoding exodeoxyribonuclease III encodes MSLISWNVNGLRAAGKKGFLQWLEKGGYDMVALQETKISDPEQLTGELRNPDGYFSYFHCAKEKKGYSGVAIYTKEEPRAVRTFFQEFPLLSTEGRVMEMEFEKFILFSVYFPNGGGGAERLRYKLAFYEEFLEYIKKLTKEGKNVIFCGDVNTAHNEIDLARPKENEKNTGFLRIERDWMDKLTLAGFCDTFRFLHTKEIAYSWWDLKTRARERNVGWRLDYFFVNESLRDHIKEVAILGDVYGSDHCPVSLSLSL; translated from the coding sequence ATTTCTTTGATTTCTTGGAATGTGAATGGTCTTCGTGCTGCGGGAAAAAAAGGATTCTTACAATGGTTAGAGAAGGGGGGATATGATATGGTAGCGCTTCAAGAAACAAAAATCTCAGATCCTGAACAACTTACAGGAGAGTTGAGAAATCCTGATGGGTATTTTTCTTATTTTCATTGTGCCAAAGAGAAGAAAGGATATAGCGGTGTGGCAATATACACCAAAGAAGAGCCCCGTGCAGTGAGAACTTTTTTTCAAGAATTTCCTCTTCTTTCGACAGAAGGTCGTGTTATGGAAATGGAATTTGAAAAATTTATACTGTTTTCAGTTTATTTTCCCAATGGAGGAGGGGGAGCTGAAAGACTTCGTTACAAATTAGCCTTTTATGAAGAATTTCTTGAATATATAAAAAAACTTACAAAAGAAGGAAAAAATGTTATTTTTTGTGGCGATGTGAATACTGCTCATAATGAAATAGACCTTGCTAGACCCAAAGAAAATGAAAAAAATACCGGTTTTTTACGAATAGAAAGGGATTGGATGGATAAACTTACTTTGGCAGGATTTTGTGATACCTTTCGATTCCTTCATACTAAAGAGATCGCGTATTCGTGGTGGGACCTCAAAACGAGAGCTCGAGAAAGGAATGTTGGGTGGCGATTGGATTATTTTTTTGTTAATGAGTCGCTCAGGGATCATATAAAAGAAGTAGCTATTCTTGGGGATGTGTACGGTTCTGATCATTGCCCTGTTAGCTTGAGCCTTTCTTTATAA
- the typA gene encoding translational GTPase TypA → MEIRNIAIIAHVDHGKTTLTDAIMRQTGAVGDDESMDSNALEQERGITIYAKNTTVFYRDTKINIVDTPGHADFGSEVERVLRSIDSVVLVVDAQEGPMPQTRFVLKKSLELGLKPLVVINKIDKPAAQPDIVYEQVFELFLDLGATDEQLDFTTIYAIGREGIAKEHLDDDSKDLSPLLDMILLRVSPAKSESEKPLLFQPFNLGYDDFLGRLAIGRVYEGIIRAGQSLTLKRLDGKSETGRITKLFTFNGTRRQESDQAIAGDIVMVAGFSSIDIGETLCESTTQEALPAITVDEPTISLRFLVNDSPFSGKEGKFVTNQQIRERLKKELEVNVGLRIDFSSAEYAMVYGRGELHIAILLENMRRENYEIQVSQPHVIIKEEEGKKLEPFEEVTIDVPSIYSGAVIERLGKRKGTMVNMQPHGDQVRLIFEIPTRGLLGYRGQFIVDTKGEGILCSRVIGFREYAGPISKRETGSMISGETGKALGYALFNLQGRGILYIGASTDVYEGQVIGNTSKGDDMTVNPIKGKHLTNMRSSGNDDAITLVPPFELSIERGLEVMSDDEYLEVTPKSVRLRKQYLSETNRVKAKRKQSS, encoded by the coding sequence ATGGAAATACGAAACATTGCCATTATCGCTCACGTCGATCATGGAAAAACAACCCTTACAGACGCTATTATGCGTCAGACAGGGGCGGTAGGAGATGATGAGTCTATGGATTCCAATGCACTTGAACAAGAGCGAGGAATTACTATTTATGCGAAAAACACAACTGTTTTTTATCGAGATACAAAAATCAATATTGTAGACACACCAGGACATGCTGATTTTGGAAGTGAGGTTGAGCGAGTACTTCGATCTATCGACTCCGTTGTTTTGGTAGTAGACGCTCAAGAAGGACCTATGCCTCAAACTCGATTTGTTTTGAAAAAATCTCTTGAATTAGGTCTTAAACCACTTGTTGTGATAAATAAAATTGATAAACCAGCTGCTCAACCAGACATTGTATATGAGCAAGTTTTCGAACTTTTCTTAGATCTTGGCGCAACGGATGAACAATTAGATTTTACAACGATATATGCGATTGGCCGTGAAGGAATTGCCAAAGAACATCTCGATGATGATTCTAAAGATCTTTCTCCGCTTTTGGATATGATCCTTCTTCGTGTTTCTCCAGCAAAAAGTGAATCCGAAAAACCTCTTTTGTTTCAACCGTTTAATCTTGGATACGATGACTTTCTTGGCCGTCTTGCTATAGGAAGAGTTTACGAGGGGATTATTCGAGCAGGACAATCACTCACACTCAAGAGACTTGATGGAAAAAGTGAAACAGGACGAATTACAAAATTGTTTACTTTCAATGGAACACGACGCCAAGAATCCGACCAGGCTATTGCTGGTGATATTGTTATGGTAGCGGGATTTTCTTCTATTGATATAGGAGAAACTCTTTGTGAATCTACTACTCAAGAGGCATTACCAGCTATTACTGTAGATGAGCCAACTATCTCCCTCCGGTTTCTTGTAAATGATTCTCCTTTTTCTGGAAAAGAAGGAAAATTCGTTACAAATCAACAAATTCGAGAACGCCTCAAAAAAGAACTAGAAGTAAATGTTGGCTTGAGAATAGATTTTTCTTCTGCAGAATACGCTATGGTCTATGGAAGAGGAGAGCTTCATATTGCGATACTTCTCGAGAATATGAGGAGAGAGAATTATGAAATACAAGTCTCTCAACCCCATGTTATTATCAAGGAAGAAGAAGGAAAAAAACTAGAACCATTCGAAGAGGTGACCATAGATGTACCAAGTATATATTCTGGAGCAGTTATTGAAAGATTGGGAAAGCGAAAAGGAACAATGGTAAATATGCAACCACATGGTGATCAAGTTCGTCTTATTTTTGAAATTCCCACAAGAGGACTTTTGGGTTATCGAGGGCAATTTATTGTAGATACCAAAGGAGAAGGTATTTTATGTTCACGAGTTATTGGTTTTCGGGAATATGCAGGTCCAATTTCGAAGCGGGAAACGGGCTCTATGATTTCTGGAGAAACAGGAAAAGCTCTTGGATACGCATTATTTAATCTGCAAGGTCGAGGAATTCTTTATATAGGAGCAAGCACGGATGTGTACGAAGGACAAGTTATAGGAAATACTTCCAAAGGGGATGATATGACAGTAAATCCTATAAAGGGAAAACATCTTACGAATATGCGTTCTAGTGGAAATGATGATGCTATTACTCTCGTACCACCATTTGAGCTTTCCATAGAACGTGGATTGGAAGTTATGTCTGATGATGAATATCTCGAAGTGACGCCAAAATCAGTAAGGCTTCGTAAGCAATACTTAAGCGAGACTAATCGAGTGAAAGCTAAAAGAAAACAGTCTTCATAA
- a CDS encoding DUF3883 domain-containing protein has protein sequence MLKELSKYENLGTPKLFWELFNQFDARKGRWNTVGIDEYLRNRLIDGRTVFDGCVPFLEAINIINIAKNGAIIIGDSFLANLKSEEYLRIKILKKAFSELEKDSAFKEIFIPENFSYDVVHRNIQIKNSAFRLKYSKFKQLLIDFNFLIPSLDINASKLVVNGEYRDIFDSSVLPSLKRRKLTAEDLYRQLEENRINGELAENFVLGFERLRLGEQKSPEIEKISDYDVSAGYDIVSFESVVSSTPDRFIEVKSYIGEPTFFWTRNEIDVAKVKNGEYFIYLVDRNGMARTGYHPIIIKNPYRNVLNDKKWNKIAEKYFIYKPN, from the coding sequence ATGCTAAAAGAACTCAGTAAATATGAAAACCTCGGTACTCCGAAATTATTTTGGGAATTATTCAACCAATTTGATGCACGCAAGGGAAGATGGAATACTGTTGGCATTGATGAATATTTACGTAACCGTCTGATTGATGGCCGGACTGTATTTGACGGTTGTGTCCCGTTCCTTGAGGCAATCAACATAATCAATATTGCAAAAAATGGGGCGATAATTATCGGCGATTCCTTTTTGGCAAATTTAAAAAGCGAAGAGTATCTGCGTATTAAAATATTGAAAAAAGCGTTTTCCGAATTGGAAAAAGACTCTGCTTTTAAAGAAATATTCATTCCTGAAAATTTTTCGTACGATGTGGTTCATAGAAATATACAGATAAAGAATTCTGCCTTTCGTTTGAAATATTCGAAATTCAAGCAATTGCTCATTGATTTCAATTTTTTGATTCCTAGTTTAGACATCAATGCCAGTAAGTTGGTTGTTAATGGTGAATATAGGGATATTTTCGATTCGTCTGTGCTACCAAGCCTAAAAAGAAGAAAGTTGACGGCAGAAGATTTATATCGACAGCTTGAAGAAAACAGGATTAACGGTGAGTTGGCGGAAAATTTTGTGTTAGGGTTCGAGAGGTTGAGATTGGGCGAACAGAAAAGTCCAGAAATTGAAAAAATATCCGATTATGATGTTTCTGCCGGATATGACATAGTTTCATTTGAATCGGTAGTTTCAAGTACTCCGGATAGATTTATAGAAGTTAAAAGCTATATAGGGGAACCTACTTTTTTTTGGACAAGAAATGAAATTGATGTTGCTAAAGTGAAGAATGGAGAATACTTTATCTACTTGGTAGACAGAAATGGAATGGCTCGGACTGGTTACCACCCGATAATCATCAAAAACCCGTACAGGAATGTCCTTAATGATAAAAAGTGGAACAAGATAGCGGAGAAATATTTTATTTATAAGCCCAATTAA